The Flavobacterium faecale genome has a segment encoding these proteins:
- a CDS encoding DUF2207 domain-containing protein, with protein sequence MKKYFKIIVTVSFLLCFFFNNAQERILNFDTTIKIEHSGVIQVNETITIKAEGQLFVHGLLRQLPLNRKDIDGNAVDVGYTLQSIKKDGVSENYFTKEADGDFKIYIGDKDIDLPSGIYEYEIVYTVPFQIGYFDSYDELYWNVTGNGWDIPIDKASCTLYLPNENATFGNVNAYTGYEGDKGSQGTASLDSNKTIAHFYVTGLGATQGLTVAASFDKGIVLPPSKIQEASSFYKKIKNNLWSTVFGLGMLLFYFFQWKKKGKDPVIKTIVPEFRPPFDWSPAIVGYVYNRAVTDGIYMASMVQVAIKGAIKITSTIEKSLFTTSTVYQIEVLNASPNNLSEEEKALFKPMASRKKIIVSQTSYRVFEKAYKGWLSVVTKKINVEDYYINNGWEKTIGFLIFINVGLVFLILSHTNGYMNYFFYIVLVIGSSSLTYWVSKTVKGSGWIILRGILCFMWLLPAIFIYFASLFFRSWIEIGVQVAVFIGYLIYSFNLGKYTVKGAESLERLEGFKLYLETAEKNKMNMLKPPELTPALFEELLPYAVALEVDVAWGKQFETILELAKYDPSWYSGDDGFRNSSHFISSISKNVSNSRVDPTPSRSSSSSSSGSSGSWSGGSSGGGSSGGGGGGGGGGGW encoded by the coding sequence ATGAAGAAGTATTTTAAAATAATTGTCACTGTCTCGTTCTTACTGTGTTTCTTTTTCAATAATGCTCAAGAGCGCATATTAAATTTTGATACAACGATCAAAATAGAGCATTCTGGAGTAATTCAGGTAAACGAAACAATAACCATAAAGGCAGAAGGGCAACTATTTGTGCACGGTTTGTTACGGCAATTGCCATTAAACCGAAAAGATATTGATGGCAATGCTGTCGATGTGGGTTATACACTGCAATCGATCAAAAAAGATGGGGTTTCTGAAAATTATTTCACAAAAGAAGCCGACGGTGATTTCAAAATATACATTGGGGACAAAGATATTGATCTGCCTTCAGGTATTTATGAGTACGAAATAGTGTATACTGTTCCGTTTCAAATTGGGTATTTTGATTCATACGATGAATTATATTGGAACGTAACGGGAAACGGTTGGGATATTCCAATTGATAAAGCAAGTTGTACTTTGTATCTACCAAATGAGAATGCTACTTTTGGAAATGTAAATGCGTACACTGGCTATGAAGGAGATAAGGGTTCGCAAGGCACAGCAAGTTTGGATTCCAACAAAACAATTGCTCATTTTTATGTTACAGGATTAGGCGCCACTCAAGGCTTAACTGTAGCAGCTTCATTTGATAAAGGCATTGTTTTACCACCGAGTAAAATCCAGGAAGCATCTTCTTTTTATAAAAAAATTAAAAACAATTTATGGTCTACAGTTTTTGGACTAGGAATGTTGCTATTCTATTTTTTTCAATGGAAGAAAAAAGGGAAGGATCCTGTTATAAAAACAATTGTACCCGAATTTAGACCTCCCTTTGATTGGTCACCCGCTATTGTGGGCTACGTGTACAATAGAGCAGTGACCGACGGAATATATATGGCATCGATGGTGCAAGTAGCTATCAAAGGAGCGATAAAAATAACCTCTACCATCGAAAAATCGCTTTTCACAACTAGTACAGTATACCAGATAGAGGTATTAAATGCTTCTCCAAATAATTTAAGTGAGGAGGAAAAAGCACTTTTTAAGCCCATGGCGAGCAGGAAGAAAATAATTGTAAGTCAAACTAGTTACAGGGTTTTTGAAAAAGCGTACAAGGGTTGGTTGTCTGTAGTAACCAAAAAAATAAATGTCGAAGACTACTATATCAACAATGGTTGGGAGAAAACAATTGGGTTTTTGATTTTTATTAATGTGGGGCTGGTCTTTTTGATTCTAAGTCATACTAATGGATATATGAATTACTTTTTTTATATCGTCCTAGTAATCGGATCATCGTCCTTAACCTATTGGGTGTCGAAAACAGTGAAAGGTTCGGGTTGGATAATTCTTAGAGGTATTTTGTGTTTTATGTGGTTGTTGCCTGCAATATTTATTTATTTTGCCTCCTTGTTCTTTAGATCTTGGATCGAAATTGGAGTGCAAGTTGCGGTATTTATCGGCTATCTTATTTACAGTTTTAATTTAGGAAAGTACACTGTCAAAGGAGCCGAATCGTTGGAGAGACTAGAAGGCTTTAAGCTGTATTTGGAAACTGCAGAGAAAAACAAAATGAACATGCTTAAACCACCAGAATTAACTCCGGCTTTGTTTGAGGAGCTGTTGCCATATGCAGTTGCCTTGGAAGTAGATGTGGCTTGGGGAAAACAATTTGAAACGATTCTTGAACTAGCCAAATATGATCCTAGTTGGTACTCCGGCGATGATGGTTTTAGAAATTCAAGTCATTTTATATCGAGCATTTCTAAAAATGTAAGCAATTCTAGAGTTGATCCTACACCTTCAAGGTCATCGTCTTCCTCTTCTAGTGGAAGCAGCGGAAGCTGGAGCGGTGGTAGTTCAGGTGGCGGAAGCTCTGGCGGCGGCGGTGGTGGTGGTGGTGGTGGCGGCTGGTAG
- a CDS encoding pirin family protein: MATTVLHTADTRGNANHGWLNAYHSFSFGNYYNADRNQFGVLRVLNDDTIAAGMGFGTHPHKNMEIITIPFEGDLAHKDSMGTSSTIKSGDVQVMSAGSGIQHSEFNPNADQQTKLFQIWLFPNKQEVTPRYQQITLDQSKQKNNFAQILSPNADDEGVWIHQDAWFFMADFDADYSKKYEIKKGGNGVYLIVISGSITVEGKELNTKDAIGITDFETLEIKAQTAARFLIMDIPMKM; this comes from the coding sequence ATGGCAACTACAGTTTTACACACAGCAGATACAAGAGGAAACGCTAACCACGGATGGCTAAATGCTTATCATAGCTTTAGTTTTGGAAATTATTACAATGCAGACAGAAACCAATTTGGTGTTCTTCGTGTTTTGAATGATGATACTATTGCAGCAGGAATGGGTTTTGGAACACATCCGCACAAAAACATGGAGATTATTACGATTCCGTTTGAAGGCGATTTGGCACACAAAGATAGCATGGGAACCAGTTCTACCATCAAAAGCGGAGACGTTCAAGTTATGAGCGCAGGATCTGGAATTCAACACTCTGAATTTAACCCCAATGCTGACCAACAAACAAAGTTGTTCCAGATTTGGTTATTCCCAAATAAACAAGAGGTAACGCCACGTTACCAACAAATCACACTAGATCAATCGAAACAGAAAAATAATTTTGCTCAAATACTTTCTCCAAATGCAGATGACGAAGGCGTTTGGATCCATCAAGATGCCTGGTTTTTCATGGCCGATTTTGATGCTGATTATAGTAAAAAGTATGAAATTAAAAAAGGTGGAAACGGAGTTTACCTCATTGTAATCTCTGGGAGCATAACTGTTGAGGGAAAAGAATTAAATACCAAAGACGCTATTGGAATTACTGATTTTGAAACTTTGGAAATAAAAGCACAAACGGCAGCACGATTTTTAATCATGGATATCCCAATGAAAATGTAA
- the yiaA gene encoding inner membrane protein YiaA: MVQKTSNAFIAASWVALGTGMTGYLIGLWRSEMALNEIGYYFTILMFGLFAVISLQKSVRDRLEGYPVTDIYYGLCWFSTLLSIALLIIGLINATLLPSEKGFYAFAFLLALFGAIAVQKNTRDNLVTEK, translated from the coding sequence ATGGTACAAAAAACTTCAAACGCATTTATTGCAGCCTCATGGGTAGCTCTTGGAACAGGAATGACAGGTTACTTAATAGGACTTTGGAGATCGGAAATGGCGCTTAACGAAATCGGATATTATTTTACAATTTTAATGTTTGGTTTATTTGCAGTAATATCACTGCAAAAAAGTGTTCGAGACCGATTAGAAGGTTATCCTGTTACTGATATTTACTATGGACTATGTTGGTTTTCGACCTTATTGTCTATTGCATTATTAATTATAGGTCTTATAAATGCGACTTTATTACCTAGCGAAAAAGGTTTTTATGCCTTTGCTTTTCTTTTAGCCTTATTTGGTGCTATTGCTGTTCAAAAAAACACAAGAGACAATTTGGTTACCGAAAAATAG
- a CDS encoding LemA family protein, giving the protein MIVGFVILALCVLLIGLLIMTYNGFVAKRNLVDEALSGIDVMFKKRYDLIPNLVETIKGYATHEKETLSAIVKLRNEALTAGNAEQKNQLESSLSQAVTKIFALAEQYPDLKANTNFQSLQADLATLETDIERSKRYYNGTVRDYNTAVESFPGILIAGAFGFAKKSFLELTDASVRETPKVKF; this is encoded by the coding sequence ATGATAGTAGGTTTTGTAATTCTAGCACTATGTGTTCTTTTGATTGGTTTGTTAATAATGACTTACAATGGTTTCGTAGCTAAAAGAAATTTGGTAGACGAGGCATTAAGCGGAATCGATGTCATGTTCAAAAAAAGATACGATTTGATTCCTAATTTAGTCGAAACCATCAAAGGTTACGCAACACACGAAAAGGAAACCTTGAGTGCAATTGTAAAGCTGCGCAACGAAGCCCTTACCGCTGGAAATGCGGAACAAAAAAACCAACTAGAGTCCAGCTTGAGTCAAGCTGTCACCAAAATATTTGCTTTGGCAGAACAATATCCAGATTTAAAAGCAAACACCAATTTCCAAAGTCTACAAGCAGATTTAGCTACATTAGAAACTGATATTGAGCGATCCAAACGTTATTACAATGGTACTGTGCGTGATTATAATACGGCCGTTGAGTCCTTTCCAGGCATCCTTATTGCAGGTGCTTTTGGATTTGCCAAAAAGAGTTTCCTTGAGTTGACAGATGCTTCGGTACGTGAAACTCCAAAAGTAAAATTCTAA
- the fabD gene encoding ACP S-malonyltransferase: MKAYVFPGQGAQYTGMGKDLYDNSPLAKELFEQANEILGFRITDIMFTGTAEELKETKVTQPAVFLHSVILAKTLEDFNPEMVAGHSLGEFSALVANGTLSFEDGLKLVSQRALAMQKACEITPSTMAAVLALADNVVEEVCASIDGVVVAANYNCPGQLVISGEFKAVEAACVAMKEAGAKRALLLPVGGAFHSPMMEPAREELAAAIEATTFSTPTCPVYQNVTASAVSDADEIKKNLIIQLTAPVKWTQSVQQMIADGATLFTEVGPGKVLTGLIGKINKEAVTANA; the protein is encoded by the coding sequence ATGAAAGCATACGTTTTTCCTGGACAAGGAGCACAATATACCGGAATGGGTAAAGATCTATACGACAACTCACCGCTTGCTAAAGAATTATTCGAACAAGCAAATGAAATACTAGGCTTCCGTATCACAGACATCATGTTTACAGGTACGGCAGAAGAACTAAAAGAAACCAAAGTTACCCAACCAGCCGTTTTCTTGCACTCGGTTATCCTTGCAAAAACACTAGAAGATTTTAATCCAGAAATGGTAGCTGGACATTCATTGGGAGAATTTTCTGCCTTGGTAGCGAATGGAACTTTGTCTTTTGAAGATGGCCTAAAACTAGTTTCCCAAAGAGCATTAGCGATGCAAAAAGCCTGCGAAATCACGCCTTCTACTATGGCTGCAGTTTTGGCTTTGGCAGATAATGTAGTCGAAGAGGTTTGTGCTTCTATTGATGGTGTTGTGGTTGCTGCAAACTACAACTGTCCCGGTCAATTGGTAATCTCAGGAGAATTTAAAGCAGTTGAAGCGGCTTGTGTAGCCATGAAAGAAGCAGGTGCAAAACGTGCATTGTTATTACCTGTAGGTGGTGCGTTCCACTCGCCTATGATGGAGCCCGCACGTGAAGAGTTGGCCGCTGCTATTGAGGCAACAACTTTTTCTACTCCAACTTGTCCTGTATATCAAAATGTAACGGCTTCAGCTGTCTCTGATGCTGATGAAATAAAGAAAAACTTAATCATTCAATTGACTGCTCCTGTAAAATGGACACAATCTGTGCAACAAATGATCGCCGATGGTGCAACTTTGTTTACCGAAGTAGGTCCAGGAAAAGTATTAACTGGATTGATTGGAAAAATTAATAAGGAAGCAGTTACTGCAAACGCATAA
- a CDS encoding ferritin-like domain-containing protein: MENTAHNTEATVNILENLIVILNDGKLGYTNAAESVEDTHLKTDFLVFARERSLMIVELQDEVNKLGKSTDTEGGPMGALHRAWIDLKSIFTGGDKEAIINACITGEKAAIEEYENALKDVQLNTMLHPVIIKQMASIQSTLARIEMKKMTSI, encoded by the coding sequence ATGGAAAATACAGCCCACAACACAGAAGCAACAGTAAACATTTTAGAAAATTTAATCGTTATTCTTAATGATGGAAAACTTGGTTACACTAATGCTGCAGAATCAGTAGAAGATACTCATTTAAAAACTGACTTCTTAGTTTTTGCAAGAGAACGTTCGTTGATGATTGTTGAATTACAAGACGAAGTTAATAAATTAGGAAAGTCAACAGATACTGAAGGTGGACCAATGGGAGCTTTGCACAGAGCTTGGATTGACCTTAAATCTATTTTTACAGGAGGCGACAAAGAAGCTATCATTAATGCTTGTATCACTGGAGAAAAAGCAGCAATCGAAGAATACGAAAATGCACTAAAAGATGTACAGTTAAACACGATGCTACACCCAGTAATCATCAAACAAATGGCGAGCATTCAAAGTACGTTAGCTAGAATTGAAATGAAGAAAATGACTTCAATATAA
- a CDS encoding TIGR02117 family protein, whose translation MNWKPILKYTAITLLSVVGFVLLYSLTAYCLSRITVDGEPQSSSDVTIYIQTNGVHTDIVVPIKSEQRDWSKNVLFKNTIAKDSTAQFLGMGWGDKGFYLETPTWADLKASVAFKAATGLSTTAIHVTYFKTITENESCKKINISKKQYRRLIAYIDTSFQKDLNGNFINIKTNANYSKHDAFYEATGNYSLLHTCNTWANNALKSCGQKACLWTPFDTGIFLKY comes from the coding sequence ATGAATTGGAAGCCGATACTCAAATACACTGCAATTACACTCCTAAGTGTGGTAGGCTTTGTTTTACTATACAGTCTTACAGCCTACTGTTTATCAAGAATTACGGTAGATGGCGAACCACAGTCTTCGTCAGATGTTACCATATACATCCAAACTAACGGTGTACATACAGACATTGTTGTACCCATAAAAAGCGAACAAAGAGATTGGAGCAAGAATGTTTTATTTAAAAACACGATTGCAAAAGATAGCACTGCTCAATTTTTGGGTATGGGTTGGGGAGACAAAGGTTTTTACCTTGAAACACCAACTTGGGCAGATTTGAAGGCTTCGGTTGCATTCAAAGCAGCAACTGGACTTAGCACAACTGCAATTCATGTTACTTATTTTAAGACCATTACTGAAAATGAATCTTGCAAAAAAATCAATATTAGCAAAAAGCAGTATCGTAGACTGATCGCTTATATAGATACAAGTTTTCAAAAAGACCTCAACGGAAATTTCATAAACATAAAAACAAATGCTAATTATAGTAAACACGATGCTTTTTATGAAGCAACGGGTAATTATAGTTTGCTCCACACGTGCAACACTTGGGCAAATAATGCCTTGAAAAGCTGTGGCCAAAAAGCGTGTTTATGGACTCCTTTTGACACTGGAATATTCTTAAAATACTAA
- a CDS encoding DUF4844 domain-containing protein, translating into MSENHNIVTLLNEFRNKSKFSAACWEERGLNPSNIEVCDYLENIFNDCSDHLIKGVQKNAIDKQLKKTITDWLNSLSNSQYDTEELEFICDYFYQLAQIVEVDLKDSLNVWNYGKVLNNLFKITSFLKGKENIIATLKQHCTDCNALLETFILKKEAGIPDHNWHVVRCNKCKGYNLLSLGPNIKELRYGEYQTIEQLAKASFNKEQAMIRLKQIKIFRKN; encoded by the coding sequence ATGTCAGAAAATCACAATATAGTAACGCTACTAAACGAATTTAGGAATAAGAGTAAGTTTTCTGCGGCTTGCTGGGAGGAGCGTGGGCTTAACCCTTCGAATATTGAAGTCTGTGATTATCTCGAAAATATTTTTAATGATTGTTCTGATCACCTCATCAAGGGGGTACAAAAAAATGCTATTGACAAACAATTAAAAAAAACAATTACAGACTGGTTAAATAGTTTGAGCAACTCACAATACGATACCGAGGAGCTAGAATTTATTTGTGATTACTTTTATCAACTAGCACAGATTGTCGAAGTCGATTTAAAAGACAGCTTAAACGTTTGGAATTACGGAAAAGTGCTTAACAATTTATTTAAAATCACCAGCTTCCTGAAGGGCAAAGAGAATATTATCGCTACCCTAAAACAACATTGCACCGATTGTAACGCACTACTGGAAACTTTTATTCTGAAAAAAGAAGCAGGAATACCAGATCACAACTGGCATGTTGTGAGATGTAATAAATGCAAAGGATACAACCTATTGTCACTAGGTCCCAATATTAAAGAACTACGTTACGGTGAATACCAAACCATTGAACAACTGGCAAAAGCTAGTTTTAACAAAGAGCAAGCAATGATACGCCTGAAGCAAATTAAAATTTTTAGAAAAAACTAA
- a CDS encoding DUF983 domain-containing protein — protein sequence MAHTLINILNNTCPHCHEGKVFDEKSPFLNFGFPKMHKSCSHCHNKYEKEPGYFFGAMYMNYGITVAESIATFVIAQQFFTERFDLRIIPIIAFVIIFFASFNIRLSRMLWLYMFKNYSM from the coding sequence ATGGCACATACCTTGATAAATATTTTGAACAACACTTGTCCACATTGCCATGAAGGCAAAGTTTTTGACGAGAAATCTCCATTTTTAAATTTTGGTTTTCCAAAAATGCACAAAAGCTGCTCGCATTGTCATAACAAATATGAAAAAGAGCCTGGCTACTTTTTTGGTGCAATGTACATGAATTATGGTATCACGGTAGCAGAATCTATTGCTACTTTTGTGATTGCTCAACAATTTTTTACAGAAAGATTTGATCTTAGAATCATTCCGATCATAGCATTTGTTATTATTTTCTTTGCCTCTTTTAACATTCGCTTATCGCGAATGCTTTGGTTGTACATGTTCAAAAATTACTCGATGTAA
- a CDS encoding helix-turn-helix domain-containing protein: MKKYPVYSIQQFNCNSVQADFYVNTFQKHLVTHPFVEKPHRHNFYVMAFFTKGSGTHEIDFDSYSVAPGSVFVLQPGQMHHWSLSEDIGGYVLFYSQEMYNLYFGEKEIDIFPFFYSNDTKSEIILTKQEMESLQPFFDLIFKESQSDELFKKDKIMNLLDLIHIELARKYQETFASEVHAYNSKLKMFAKVLESHFKTEKAASFYANALHISLKHLNRICNETVNKTTTEIITNRIVLEAKRMLMDKNSLVSEIALELGYDDYSYFARFFKKNTGMSPKDFRLSK; encoded by the coding sequence GTGAAGAAATATCCAGTTTATTCAATTCAGCAGTTTAATTGCAATTCAGTGCAAGCCGATTTTTATGTAAACACGTTCCAGAAACATTTGGTTACACATCCATTTGTCGAGAAGCCACACCGTCACAATTTTTATGTCATGGCTTTTTTTACCAAAGGATCTGGTACGCACGAGATAGACTTTGATTCCTATAGCGTTGCTCCCGGCAGTGTATTTGTACTACAGCCGGGCCAAATGCACCATTGGAGTCTGTCTGAGGATATTGGTGGATATGTGTTATTCTATTCTCAAGAAATGTACAATCTGTATTTTGGAGAAAAGGAAATTGATATTTTTCCGTTTTTCTATTCGAATGATACAAAGTCAGAGATTATTTTGACCAAACAGGAAATGGAAAGTTTACAGCCATTTTTTGACTTGATTTTTAAAGAAAGCCAATCAGATGAATTGTTTAAAAAAGACAAAATAATGAATTTGTTAGACCTCATTCATATTGAACTGGCACGAAAGTATCAGGAAACCTTTGCCTCTGAGGTGCATGCTTATAATTCGAAATTGAAAATGTTTGCAAAAGTTTTAGAAAGTCACTTTAAAACCGAAAAAGCAGCCTCTTTTTATGCAAATGCCTTGCACATATCCCTTAAACATCTCAATCGTATCTGTAACGAAACCGTCAATAAGACCACAACCGAAATAATTACGAATCGAATAGTATTGGAAGCGAAGCGAATGCTCATGGATAAAAATAGCCTCGTTAGTGAAATAGCACTTGAGTTAGGCTACGATGATTATTCCTATTTTGCTCGGTTCTTTAAAAAAAATACAGGAATGTCACCCAAGGATTTTCGTTTAAGTAAATGA
- a CDS encoding Crp/Fnr family transcriptional regulator, which translates to MSTILQNIAKQIELTPAEELLFLSKTEVQTFKAKSILHSSGLVCKNSYFVNSGVLRSFSINDNIVEHILTFACAGWWISDMYSLLSQKPGTLFIEVLDDAEVVILSKENQEILYREIPKLERFFRILIENSLVANQERLMDNLSLSAEERFEKFQKKFGDLQHKIPQKQIASYIGVTPEFFSKMKSRLLRK; encoded by the coding sequence ATGAGCACGATACTACAAAATATTGCCAAGCAAATTGAATTAACTCCAGCTGAAGAATTGCTCTTTCTATCTAAAACAGAAGTTCAGACTTTTAAAGCTAAGTCGATACTTCATAGTAGTGGCTTGGTTTGCAAAAACTCGTATTTTGTTAATTCGGGTGTGCTTCGAAGTTTTAGTATTAATGATAATATCGTAGAACACATACTCACTTTTGCCTGCGCAGGATGGTGGATTAGTGACATGTACAGTCTACTATCACAAAAGCCTGGAACCTTATTTATTGAAGTTTTAGATGATGCCGAAGTTGTGATTTTATCGAAAGAAAATCAAGAAATACTATATCGCGAAATCCCAAAATTAGAACGCTTTTTCAGAATTCTAATCGAAAATTCATTGGTCGCCAACCAAGAACGATTAATGGACAACCTCAGTCTGTCAGCCGAAGAACGGTTTGAAAAATTCCAGAAAAAATTTGGTGACTTGCAACATAAAATTCCACAAAAGCAAATTGCCTCCTATATAGGCGTAACGCCTGAGTTTTTCAGTAAGATGAAAAGTAGGTTGTTAAGGAAGTAG
- a CDS encoding peptidase U32 family protein gives MKKKIEILAPAKDLFHGMAAINSGADAVYIGAPLYGARSNATNSIEDVAALVQYAHLYHAQVFVVINTILYDNELENCRKMIYQLYDIGVDALIVQDMAIMEMQLPPIVIHASTQANNRDADKIKFLKDAGIKRVVLARELNLHQIKEISSASDVELEFFVTGALCVSFSGNCYMSVANGERSANRGSCAQNCRLPYNLIDGNGDTLIKNSHLLSIKDFDVSDQIPNLVEAGVVSFKIEGRLKDVVYVKNNVSYLRQKLDSFLEGSDKYTKASSGKCTFTFDSALNKSFNRGYTDYFVNGRDASIGSWESPKSKGQYIGKLIKTIGNAYQIENGELLNNGDGLCFINEENEAEGIYVNKAENGMAYPNVFKEIKDGTFIYRNNDAAFIKLVEREDSAVRKIGTTLLLTENETGFELIVTDEDGYVSMVKLEAPKEETKTGLSMEDNIKTQLAKTGFTPYTSDEINVMFTKNWFMPISKINEMRRTAFEQLSEIRLANYHREEYQIVKTSHPYPETKLDFMYNVANKTARKFYERHGVTEIEQAFELQWEPGKSRVMTTKYCIKYELGKCPIHQKATMGEKLKEPLVLKQGELEYKLKFNCKPCEMEIWEKDAEFEIEEY, from the coding sequence ATGAAGAAAAAAATAGAGATTCTAGCCCCTGCAAAAGATTTATTTCACGGTATGGCCGCCATAAACAGCGGTGCCGATGCAGTTTATATTGGTGCTCCATTGTATGGTGCACGATCAAATGCCACCAACTCAATTGAAGATGTGGCGGCTTTGGTGCAATATGCGCACTTGTATCACGCACAGGTTTTTGTGGTAATCAATACCATTTTGTATGACAATGAGCTAGAAAACTGCCGAAAAATGATTTACCAATTGTACGATATAGGCGTAGATGCCTTGATCGTGCAAGATATGGCAATTATGGAAATGCAGTTGCCCCCGATCGTGATACATGCAAGTACACAAGCCAATAACCGTGATGCCGACAAGATTAAATTCTTGAAAGATGCAGGTATAAAACGTGTGGTTTTGGCGCGTGAATTGAATTTACATCAAATTAAAGAAATAAGTTCGGCTAGTGATGTTGAATTGGAGTTTTTTGTGACGGGAGCACTTTGTGTATCCTTTAGCGGAAATTGCTATATGAGTGTTGCCAACGGAGAACGTTCTGCCAACAGAGGTTCTTGTGCTCAAAACTGTCGTTTGCCATACAATTTAATTGATGGTAACGGCGATACATTGATTAAAAACAGTCATTTACTTTCGATTAAAGATTTTGATGTATCCGATCAGATTCCAAATTTGGTTGAAGCGGGAGTAGTTTCTTTCAAGATTGAAGGTCGTTTGAAAGATGTTGTTTATGTGAAAAATAACGTTTCCTATTTACGTCAAAAGCTAGACAGCTTTTTGGAAGGAAGCGACAAATACACCAAAGCATCTTCGGGTAAATGTACCTTTACCTTTGATTCGGCTTTGAACAAAAGCTTCAACCGCGGCTATACTGACTATTTTGTAAACGGAAGAGATGCCTCGATTGGTTCTTGGGAAAGTCCAAAATCAAAAGGACAATACATTGGTAAACTGATCAAAACGATTGGAAATGCGTACCAAATTGAAAATGGTGAACTATTAAACAACGGTGACGGACTTTGTTTTATCAACGAAGAGAACGAAGCCGAAGGTATTTATGTTAACAAAGCCGAAAACGGTATGGCATACCCTAACGTTTTTAAAGAAATAAAAGACGGTACCTTTATTTACCGAAATAACGATGCTGCCTTTATCAAATTGGTAGAACGTGAAGATAGTGCGGTACGAAAAATTGGCACTACCCTATTGCTAACCGAAAACGAAACTGGTTTTGAGTTAATCGTAACCGACGAAGATGGTTATGTTAGTATGGTAAAACTAGAAGCACCAAAGGAAGAAACCAAAACGGGACTTTCGATGGAAGACAACATCAAAACACAATTGGCAAAAACGGGATTTACTCCTTATACTTCTGACGAAATTAATGTGATGTTTACCAAAAACTGGTTTATGCCTATTTCTAAAATTAACGAAATGCGTAGAACGGCTTTTGAACAGTTGAGCGAAATACGTTTGGCAAATTACCACCGTGAAGAGTACCAAATTGTAAAAACGTCACACCCTTATCCTGAAACCAAATTGGATTTCATGTATAACGTAGCTAATAAAACTGCTCGAAAATTCTACGAACGCCACGGTGTTACCGAGATAGAACAAGCCTTTGAATTACAATGGGAACCTGGGAAATCACGTGTGATGACCACCAAGTATTGCATTAAATACGAACTAGGCAAATGCCCAATTCACCAAAAAGCAACTATGGGTGAAAAACTAAAAGAACCACTAGTGTTGAAACAAGGCGAATTGGAATACAAATTGAAATTTAACTGCAAACCTTGCGAGATGGAAATTTGGGAAAAAGACGCCGAATTTGAAATCGAAGAGTACTAA